A region of Carassius gibelio isolate Cgi1373 ecotype wild population from Czech Republic chromosome B11, carGib1.2-hapl.c, whole genome shotgun sequence DNA encodes the following proteins:
- the hesx1 gene encoding homeobox expressed in ES cells 1 — protein sequence MASLTVSVHQSCSMSRRSAFTIESILGLDRPDPRTVLSAPHRPWTDVKPVGQSRGVVADSDVSVDEDSKSYSKSPADAYRRTLNWYIGRRPRTAFSSVQIKILESVFQVNSYPGIDIREELAKKLHLDEDRIQIWFQNRRAKLKRSHRESQFLMEKNVLSDLQSSREER from the exons ATGGCTTCTCTCACAGTGAGCGTGCATCAGAGCTGCTCGATGTCCAGACGGTCTGCCttcaccatcgagagcatcctgggACTCGACAGACCGGATCCCAGAACCGTGCTTTCAGCACCTCACCGACCCTGGACAG ACGTGAAACCAGTGGGTCAGAGCCGTGGTGTGGTCGCAGACAGTGATGTTTCAGTGGATGAAGACAGTAAATCTTACAGTAAATCACCAGCAGACGCTTACAGGAGAACACTGAACTGGTACATCGGACGCAGACCGCGCACCGCTTTCTCTAGTGTTCAG ATCAAGATATTGGAGAGTGTGTTTCAAGTGAACTCATACCCAGGCATCGACATACGTGAAGAACTTGCTAAGAAACTGCATCTAGACGAGGACAGGATTCAG ATTTGGTTCCAGAACAGAAGAGCGAAGCTGAAGCGTTCACACAGAGAATCTCAGTTTCTCATGGAGAAGAACGTCCTGAGTGATTTACAGTCCAGCAGAGAAGAACGCTGA